CGGTGACGCGCTACACGGGCGGCTACGACTACTTCCTGGAGAAGAGCGGGCTGAACGACGACCGCGGCGCGGTGACGGCTTGAGGATCGCCCAAGCGCGCCCCGCTACGCGGCGGGGCGACTATCGTGGTGTGTCGTTGTCGGGCACCATCTTCGGAGTGACGGAGGGCCAGGAGAGCTTGGCCGAGCCGTCTCCCATGATCCAAGTGAGGGTATTTCCCTGGAGCGTGGCATTGCCAAGATTCAGCGGCATTACCGGCTCAGGGAAAAAGCCGGGGAATCCGATGCCTCCGTCCCGGACAATGGTGGTGGTGGTGCCGTCGTTGTGCCGGCGCACTTCCGTTTCGGTGAAGTCGCCGTCACCGGTGAGCTGGAACTGATTGATGCGGCCAACACCGAAGTCGATTTTGCCGGAATTCCGGATGCGTTTCGGGGCAAAGGTTTCGTCGGCATTCGGATCCACGGAGGTAAGCGATGAGCCGCCTGACCAAGTGATAGTGGTCGCAGCATCGGGCGAGTAGGTTCCGGAAGCAGAGACGGTGCCTTCGCAATCGGCCATGTTGGAGAAGAGCCTGCCGAGGTACTGGACGGGCATTTCGGGGTTCCCGCGACTGCCGCGGATGTCGGCGCGGAACTTCACATTCATCACCAACTTCGCGGTGAGCGAGCCCTTGGGATTGATCTCATAGGTGAAGGGCACGGTCCATTCCGTGATGGGCACGAGGTTGCTGCGGGTGGTGAAGCCTTTCCTCATGATGACCTCGATGTTTCCGACGGGAGGTGACGAAGGCATGCGGATGGCGATGCCGTAGAAAGGCTCCCAACGGACAACTTCCATTTTCTTGCCACCCCATAGCACCTCGCGCAGCGAGTCGCCGGGATCGTCGCCGAAATCGCCCTCAATGAGGAACTTGGTATAGGGCTCATTGAGGTCCTTGTTCTCGTGGATCACCCGCATGATCGAGGGGCAGAGGATGTAGCCCGGCTTTGATGGATGATCATACCAGGTGAGCTTCGCATTCGGCCGATCCTGCTTCGGATACTTCGGGCTCGGGTCGTAATCGAATTCGAAGGCACTCATCCACCAGCGGGTGGCCATCAGGGAGAAGGCACGCTCCTTCGGCATCGAGATCGGAGGTTCCTGGTTCATGCCAAGCAGGCGGTCGAAGACCTTCAGGCAAGGCGTGCCGCTGTAAGGGCCGGAGACCCAATCCCAGCTGGCGTAGGAACCGGCACCGGCCTCGGTGAAGCCAGCAGCGAGCTCAGCGCCGCCACCGAAACAGGCATCGACGACAACGATGGAGTTCGGAGCGAATTTCAGGTGCTTGCGAACGAATTCGGAAGTGATGGAGTAGAAGGGCTTCTCCTCGTCATCCACCGCGAAGTTGATCTCGTCATTCTTGATCATGGCCGCGTAAGGGCCATCGCTGAGCGCATCCGTGGCATACTGGCGCGTGACGAGGCAGATTCCCACGCTGCCGTCCCTCTTCTTATAGGGGACACCATGGGACTGCCAGAAGAGCACGCCGATCGGCTTCGAGGAGGACCAGCGGAGGATCTGGTCGATCGTGGTGCTAGGGAAGTTCGTGACGGAGTAATTCCGGGCCGTGAGCCAGCCACCGATGGTGGGAGCGGAGTTCGGGAAAGTGCTTTCGAGAGAGAAGGCGGTGATGGCATTGTTGCTATCGGGAAGACTCCGCCCCGTCTCCGCAGGCGGGGCTGGAGGAGCGGAGGGAGTGAAGACACCGGGAGGACGGATCGTCTTCGCCTGGAGCGGGGCCAAACTCTCCATCGAAGGCCCGGTGTAGCGCCGGGGGGCCCGGAGCAAAGTGGCGGTGGTGCCATCCTTGAAGCGGACCGACACATTCTCGGCGGGGGGCACGACTTCCGCCGATGCAATCAAGGGATTCTGGAGTGCCCATGCGATGAGATTTCCCTGCCACTCCTCGACAGGGAGGGAGCCCCACTCCCGCATCTTCGGCGACGCGGAGGTCAGGAAGGCAATCTTTGCTCCGGAGCTGATGCTATCCGCATAGGTCACGTAGCAGAGATCCGGCCCGGAAAGCTCGACCGGCGGAAGCGTGGTGGAGGTGCCGGTCTTGACCCGCGCGAATACCTTTCCTCCCGCTTGGGGAGGCAGCCGGAACATCAGCTTCGCGGCACGGCCATCAATCGCACCAGCGATCATGGGGCGCCACGAGGCCGGAGCCGAAAGATCATTGGTGATTTCCAGAACAGCGTGGCGAGAGCCTTCCGGCACATCGGCCTTCACCGTGAAGTAGCCCAAGGCATCAAAGGCCGAGCCGCGATTCTCGGGCACGGCGGAGAAGGCCAATGACGCGAGGCAGAAGCTGAGAAGACAAACGAGACGAAGATGGATGTGCATGGGAGGCTCCTTCTTGTTGGTGGAGGTCCGTGATCATGCCCATCGCTTCCATTTGGTAAATGGACCCAAAGATGATGGAACGAAAGGCCCATCCGGCCGCATTCATCTCATGCGCGGCCAAACTACCACTCGACGGCGGCGCTCAAGGCCAACCCGTCTTCAACTGCCCGAGGAAGAGGATAAAAAGCATCAGCGAGAGCATGGTGCCGCTGCCAAAGATCAGCCACCTGCCCCTCCCGATCGGTTCGCCCTTCCGGAACAGCCCCCGCAGATAAAGCTCCGACGCAGGCCCGAGGAAGAAGCAGCAGTTCGCACCAACAGCCACCGCGAACCCCATCAGCAGCGCTTCAATGAACCCAATGTTCTCCTCAGTGACCAAGGTGAACAGAATCAAGAGGCCCGGCAGCAAAAGCAGAGCGTTGTAGAAGATCCTCAACCTCTCCCAGGCCAGCACCAGCTCCCGTAGCGCCGGCTTTTGTTCCAACACCGCATTCAAGGTACTGGAGGGCGGCGCGTAGGGATCCATGGCGATTCTAGGGTAAGACAGCGAGACGCTTCAGGTAATCATGAGAGTAAATGCCGGTGGAGTGCCCGTCGCCCCAAAAAAGTTGCAGGGCATAGCCGCCGATCACCTGGAAACGCAGCAACTCGAAGCCGCGCGGCCCAATCTGCTGGACCGGGCGCAGCACGCGCCCGAGGGCATCCGGCTCGCCTTGGCAGGCGGCGCAGGGACAGGCTCTCCGCAGCAGATCGAGTGGTAGAAACAGCTCCTCACCCTCCTCGAAACGGAGTGCGAGTTCATTTCCAATGACGGTGGCGTGGTCGAGTTTACTCATGCCGGATAAGATCGATGCCCGAAGATTGCGGAGCCGACGCGCACGATGGTGGAGCCCTCCAGGATGGCTTGTTCGAAATCCCCGCTCATTCCCATGCTCAGGCCGGGGAGATGGAGGCCGGAGGCCGTGCGCAAGCGCTCCCTCAATTCACGGGTAGTCGCAAACCAGTGGCGTGCCCTCTCCTCATCGTCCGGCGGGATGGACATTAGGCCGATAACCGCCACGTGCTGCATCCCCGCGAAGGCGTCTGAAGCGGCAAGAAGCTCTTCGGGAGAAAATCCACCCTTGCTCTCCTCTCCGGCGACATTGACCTCCAGATAAATTTCCGGGCGCTTGCCCTCCTCTCCCGCAACGCGGTCAAGGTGCTCGGCAAGGCGCAATGAATCCACGCTGTGGATCACATCGAACTCACCCAAAACCTTCCGGGCCTTGTTCCGTTGAAGGCCCCCGATGAAGTGCCAGTGGATATCCCTCGGCAACGCAGCGATCTTCGGAGCGGCCTCCTGCTGGCGGCTTTCCCCGAAATGCCGGTGCCCGGCACTATATGCCTCTTGCACCGCCTCTACAGGGAAAGTCTTCGTAACCGCAAGCAACTCGACCTCACCGGGTCTTCGTCCTGCCGCCGCACAAGCTGCGGCGATCCGGTCACGAAGCCCGGCCAATCGTTCGGCAACATCCGTCATCGATCCAGCAAGCCAGCCATCCGCGCATTGCGGGTGATGTCCACCAGGTCGTTGAGGATCATCACGCCTTCCCGCTTGTGGGGATCGAGGGCACTCGGCCACTGCGGCGTGTCATCCAGCTCGGCGGTTTCATCCTTCGCCCGGCGCATGTATTGCTCATTCTCCGCGGAGGGATCGAAAGCCCGCAGGTCGCCGCCCTTCTCCACGTCATCGAGAGTCAGCTTGTAAAAGGCGAGCTGCTCCTTGTCCTTCTTCTGGACCTCGGCAAAGCGGGCCTTGCGCTCAACATTGCGCTGTTGCTGCTGCTGGTCGATTTCGTCCAGCTCCTTCTTCCGATCCGCCATGTTCAGCGAGACCTTGTTATCGCGGATCCGGGCCTTCGCCTTGGAAATATCCTCGGAGATGTAGGCGAAGTCCTTGGAGGCCTTCACACGCTCCTCGCTGAGCTCCTTGATGCGAGGCAGGAAAAGCTGCTCTTCCTTGAGAGGCACGAAGTCCGGAGCCTTGCGGATCATGTCGTGCTCCAGCGGGTGGTCGAGGAAGGCCTCCCCGACCTCAAGCGCATCCGTGAGGCTGGGCAGCACGACATCCGGGATCACGCCCATCTTCTGGGTGGAGGAACCGGAGGGACGGTAGAACTTCTGGATGGTCACCTTCAGGGTGCCAGCCTTGTTGCGGGCCTTGAAGAAGGGAAGCATACGACCGATGTCCATCGGCTGCTGCACCGTGCCCTTGCCGAAAGTGGACGACTCACCGACAACAACCGCGCGGTGATTGTCCTGCAGGGCGCCGGCAAGGATCTCGCTGGCGGAAGCGCTGCTCTTGTCCGTGAGCACGATCATCGGGCCGTCATAGATCGGCTCCTTCTCGGACTCCTTCACCTGAATCTCGCCGAAGGTATTCCGCACTTGGACCACGGGACCGCGGCGGGTGAAGAAACCGGTCATGCGGCGGACTTCCTCAAGGGCTCCACCGCCGTTGTTCCGGAGGTCGAGGAGCAAACCATCAATGCCTTCGTCCTTCAGACGCTCGAGCAAACGCTCGACGTCGACCGAACAGCGCACCTTGCCTTCATCGAAGTCGGCGTAGAATGAGGGCAGCGTGATGATGCCAAGACGGGAGTTTTCGCCGTCCTTGCCCTTCATCTCGATGATCTCGGCGCTGGCCTGCTCGTCCTTCAGGGCGACCTTGTCGCGGACGATGCTGATGAGATTGGTTTCCCCGGGAGCCCCGCCGGCGGGCTCTGCCTTGAGCTGCACGGGCGTGCCCTGCTGGCCGCGGATGAGATCGACCACCTTGTCGATCTTCATGAACATGATATCGACCATCTCCTTCGGGCCATCGCCATCCGGATCCACGGCCACCACGCGGTCATTGAGCTTCAGGATACCCTGCTTGTCGGCCGGACCGCCGACGACGATGCCCATGATCTTGGTGGCACCGTCCTCCTCGCCCTGCAGCAGTGCACCAATGCCCACGAGCTCGTTCTTCATCCCGTCGCGGAAGCGATCCATCTCACGGGTGCTCATGTAGTCGGTGTGGGGGTCAAAGGACCGGGCCACGGCGCTGAGGAACATGGCGGCCACGTCTTCGCCATCGACGTCTTTCACCACGCTGTGGTGGAAACGCTCGTAGCGCAGGGCCAGCTTTTCCTTCGGGTCCTTGTCGTTCTTGAGGGGGTTCGGCTTGCCCTGCTTTTCGGCAAGCTTGGCGATCATATCGCGGCGCAAGTTCTCGGAGAGCACGGCCTCCTTGATCTGCTGGCGCCAGATGCTCATCGCTTCCGCCTCATCCTTCGGCCAGGCTGCGTCCTTGCGGCTGCGCTGGAGGGACTCGCTCTTCGTGAAATCAAACTCTTCGGAGGCCAACATCTTCTTGGCTTCCGCGACGCGTGCTTCAACGCGCTTCTTGAAGGTGTCGTAGATGTCCTGGGCAGCACGCATGCTGTCCTGCTTCATGATCATCTCGGAGAGATTCTCCCCGTACTCACGATTGAAGCGATCGATATCCGCTTGGGTGAAGTAGACCTTACCGGAATCGAGGTCCCGGATGAAATCCTCCAGGAAACGAGGACCCATGTCATTGAATGGCAGCCGGGCGAAGTGGCTGTTCTGCAGCATGATCGCCATTTGGCGGCCCACTTCGTCAAAGTCCGCCTGCTGGGCGCATGCGGTGAGTGTCGTAGCCGTGAGACCTACCGCGAGGGCAGCGCTGCGGATGCGTGAGAATTTCATGGAGAGTGAATGACCGGAACCGGGGCGGAACAATTTTGGAAACGTCGCACACCGGGTGAAATTGTCGATTTTTTAAAGCCGCTGGGAAGTTCTACGCAGCAGAGGACCTGTTTTAGGGCGCGGCGGGCTTTTTCCGGGTCCGCTCGAGCCAATCTTTGAAAAATGCCTCGCGAGCCTCCTGCTCCATGCGCTCGAGCATCTCGAAATCGGGTCCGGCGGGGATGAAGCCATTGATAAATCGCGCCTGGTTGTCCGGCAGGCCCATCGGCCTCGCACCAAGTTTCAAGGGGAGCTTGAGCGTTTCCGCGCCACGGAGGACCTCGAGATTCACCTCGGTGCCCGGCCTGAGCTTCTTTACCTCGGCGATAAGGGCCTCGCGAGCCTCCGGACCGGACCAGCGGGTATTGTCCATGGCGAGGATCACGTCATTGTTCCTGATACCAGCCTGCTGCGCAGGAGAGCCCGGCTGGACGGCTTTGACGAGCACGCCAGGCTTGGGATTCGGAACGGGGATCCCGCCGTTTACATCCTCCATGGTGATCCCCAGATAGCCTGCGGCGTTCTTCGCCTGATGGTCGCCGATGACTACGGTTTTCAGGGATTCTCGCAAGCGGAGCTGAACCTCCGGATCCTTGGCCCCCTCATACTCCCTGAGCAGAAGGTCCTTGGACTTCGCCGGGTTGGCGTTCGCCCATTCCAGAATCTTATCCTGTGCTTGGACGCGGGCTTTGAAATCCTCGCTGGCCAGTTCCCCGACCCACCCCTTGAACGCCGCGTCCTGGCTAAAAGACGTCACCGGGATGACCCAGAAGGCCATCCCGGCGACCAAAACATTCGTGAAGCGGACGATGCGCATCACGCAGAAAGGCTGAATTACCTGCCGATCATGTTCTTCTGCGGAATCAGAATGGTGTCATTCGGTTCCACGATGACGCTCATGAACTTGGTCTGATTGAGGTCGTATTCTTTCCGCTGGCTGCCGCGGATCAAGCTGACGCGGTTCATGGCACCGAACTCGGTAGCCCCACCAGCTGCCTGGACGGCATCGTAGAGGGTCATGCCACGGACGTAGTCCACGGGGCCGGGCCGCTTGGCCTGACCACCCACGGTAAGGCGGAGCTTGTTCAGGGTTTCATCCGTGGAGGCGAAAACCTGAATCGTCGGGTGGGTGTAGATGTCCGCCGCCTTGTAGGCCGCCTCGATGCTACCCGCGAGAGCCTGGGGGCTGAGGCCCGCGGCACGCAGCGATCCGATGAAGGGCATGCGGATGGTCCCCGATTCCGACACCGGATAGGTGTTATTGATCAGCTGGGTCTCGCTGGCAGGAACGCCTTGGATCCGGATCTCAATCGCCCGGCCGGCACTGATGGCGGACTGCGCCTGCACCGCCGGGAGGAACCCGAAGAGGCACGCAAGAAGGATAAAAAGATGTTTCATGGAATCATTTTTTTGAGTTTGGCCTCCAGAGCATCAATACAGGTCTTGCTTCGAGTCATCCTTGGAGGAACGGGACGACGGGCGCTGGGCAGCGGGCTGATTCGGCGACGAGGACGGCGCCGGAGCCTGCGATTCGGCAGGGGCGTAGTAGGTGTAGTAGCTGGTGTAGTACTGATACTGGCTGTCGCTGCGGACATCCACGTTGTTCAGCACCACGCCGATGACGTGGCCACCCACATTTTCGACGGCCTGCTTGACGCGCAGCAGCATGTTGCGCGGCAGCTTGCGGTGCTGCACCACGATCATGGTGAGGTCCACTTCGCTGGCGAGCACCGAGGCATCGCTCACGCCAAGAATCGGCGGGGAGTCGACAAGCACCAGGTCGAAGCGCTGCTTCACGTCCTGGATCAGCTCCGACATGCGGCGGGAGTTCAGGATGCCAGCCGCGTCCGCGGGCAGGATGCCGGAAGGCATGAAGTAGAGGTTATCCACCGGAGTCTGGAGGATCACGTCTTCCAGCATCAGCTCGGTCGTCAGGTAGTTCGTGAGACCCACCGAGTTATTGATGTCGAAGAAGGTGTGCAGGCGCGGACGGCGAAGGTCGGCGTCGATCATCAGGGTGGTGTAACCGCCCTGTGCGCAGATGTAGGCGAGGTTCACCAAGGTGGTGGACTTACCTTCACCCGCACCACCGGAGACCACGGTGATGGCATTGTCCTCGGGGTTCTTGCGGTTGAACTCGATGTTCGTGCGGAGAATCCGGTAGGCTTCTGCATCCGGGCTCATGCCGCTCTGCTTGTAGAGCACGCCCACATCCTTCGGGATCACGGCGAGCACCGGCACTTGAAGGTAACGCTCGACGTCTTCCAAGGTCTTCACCGAGGTATCGAGGTATTCGAGGAAGAAGGCCACGCCCACGCCGAAGATCAGGCCCACCACCGCACCGAGCGCGAGGTTCAGCTTGATGTTCGGGCTGACCGGCACCTGCGAAAGCGTAGGCTCTTCGTGGATGATGATCGGCTCTTCAATGACCTTCTGGTTCATCTCTTCTGAGATTTGCTTGATCTTCAGCTGCTCCAGAAGGCGCTGTGAGGTCTCGAAGTCGTTCTTCGCATCGACGAAGGCTTGGTTGGCGATACCCTTCTTGATCGCGCCGTCCTTCTTCTCGTTCATGCGGGCTTCAAGCTTGAGCGACTGTTCCTTTGCCAGCTCCAGCTTTGCCTTGAGAATTTCGCGGAGGTTCGCCACGGCTTCGACCAGATCCTGTTGCATCTTGTCGATGATGGCAGCCTGTCCTTCCACCGTGGGGTGCCTGGAACCAAGGCCGGAACTCTTCATGCCTTCGAACTCACGCTTCTGCTCCTGATACTGGGGCAGCAAGGTCGGGATGATGTTGTCCGGGAGACCAAGACCGCCGGCGTAATTGAGAAGCTGCTCGCCATCATACTTGAGCAGGGTTTCGATCTGGCTCTCCAGCTGGATCTTGTCTTGCTCGAGGGCAAGGAAGGCCTTGGTGGCGTTCTCC
This portion of the Luteolibacter luteus genome encodes:
- a CDS encoding gamma-butyrobetaine hydroxylase-like domain-containing protein gives rise to the protein MSKLDHATVIGNELALRFEEGEELFLPLDLLRRACPCAACQGEPDALGRVLRPVQQIGPRGFELLRFQVIGGYALQLFWGDGHSTGIYSHDYLKRLAVLP
- a CDS encoding YggS family pyridoxal phosphate-dependent enzyme encodes the protein MTDVAERLAGLRDRIAAACAAAGRRPGEVELLAVTKTFPVEAVQEAYSAGHRHFGESRQQEAAPKIAALPRDIHWHFIGGLQRNKARKVLGEFDVIHSVDSLRLAEHLDRVAGEEGKRPEIYLEVNVAGEESKGGFSPEELLAASDAFAGMQHVAVIGLMSIPPDDEERARHWFATTRELRERLRTASGLHLPGLSMGMSGDFEQAILEGSTIVRVGSAIFGHRSYPA
- a CDS encoding carboxy terminal-processing peptidase: MKFSRIRSAALAVGLTATTLTACAQQADFDEVGRQMAIMLQNSHFARLPFNDMGPRFLEDFIRDLDSGKVYFTQADIDRFNREYGENLSEMIMKQDSMRAAQDIYDTFKKRVEARVAEAKKMLASEEFDFTKSESLQRSRKDAAWPKDEAEAMSIWRQQIKEAVLSENLRRDMIAKLAEKQGKPNPLKNDKDPKEKLALRYERFHHSVVKDVDGEDVAAMFLSAVARSFDPHTDYMSTREMDRFRDGMKNELVGIGALLQGEEDGATKIMGIVVGGPADKQGILKLNDRVVAVDPDGDGPKEMVDIMFMKIDKVVDLIRGQQGTPVQLKAEPAGGAPGETNLISIVRDKVALKDEQASAEIIEMKGKDGENSRLGIITLPSFYADFDEGKVRCSVDVERLLERLKDEGIDGLLLDLRNNGGGALEEVRRMTGFFTRRGPVVQVRNTFGEIQVKESEKEPIYDGPMIVLTDKSSASASEILAGALQDNHRAVVVGESSTFGKGTVQQPMDIGRMLPFFKARNKAGTLKVTIQKFYRPSGSSTQKMGVIPDVVLPSLTDALEVGEAFLDHPLEHDMIRKAPDFVPLKEEQLFLPRIKELSEERVKASKDFAYISEDISKAKARIRDNKVSLNMADRKKELDEIDQQQQQRNVERKARFAEVQKKDKEQLAFYKLTLDDVEKGGDLRAFDPSAENEQYMRRAKDETAELDDTPQWPSALDPHKREGVMILNDLVDITRNARMAGLLDR
- a CDS encoding S1C family serine protease, with product MRIVRFTNVLVAGMAFWVIPVTSFSQDAAFKGWVGELASEDFKARVQAQDKILEWANANPAKSKDLLLREYEGAKDPEVQLRLRESLKTVVIGDHQAKNAAGYLGITMEDVNGGIPVPNPKPGVLVKAVQPGSPAQQAGIRNNDVILAMDNTRWSGPEAREALIAEVKKLRPGTEVNLEVLRGAETLKLPLKLGARPMGLPDNQARFINGFIPAGPDFEMLERMEQEAREAFFKDWLERTRKKPAAP
- a CDS encoding polysaccharide biosynthesis/export family protein — its product is MKHLFILLACLFGFLPAVQAQSAISAGRAIEIRIQGVPASETQLINNTYPVSESGTIRMPFIGSLRAAGLSPQALAGSIEAAYKAADIYTHPTIQVFASTDETLNKLRLTVGGQAKRPGPVDYVRGMTLYDAVQAAGGATEFGAMNRVSLIRGSQRKEYDLNQTKFMSVIVEPNDTILIPQKNMIGR
- a CDS encoding GumC family protein codes for the protein MNQSEANLHAIDYWQVIKNRYGVILLTFLLVFMTALVITYVMPKKYESKAVVQVRPKGTSANLIPGTGDNNRAAMEMGQTFFPTEFEVIRAQKTLDKAIEDLDLVNKWNSEPEAVRRTLRSIVDAENIRGTALIEIRVRYSDPKDAQAIAKAVSEAYRERRTKQQSEFAVQAMEQLRRAVQQQEDAVEDKRKLLSQIIRQEKIIYQGDQSLFQGSGGFNEADDAENATKAFLALEQDKIQLESQIETLLKYDGEQLLNYAGGLGLPDNIIPTLLPQYQEQKREFEGMKSSGLGSRHPTVEGQAAIIDKMQQDLVEAVANLREILKAKLELAKEQSLKLEARMNEKKDGAIKKGIANQAFVDAKNDFETSQRLLEQLKIKQISEEMNQKVIEEPIIIHEEPTLSQVPVSPNIKLNLALGAVVGLIFGVGVAFFLEYLDTSVKTLEDVERYLQVPVLAVIPKDVGVLYKQSGMSPDAEAYRILRTNIEFNRKNPEDNAITVVSGGAGEGKSTTLVNLAYICAQGGYTTLMIDADLRRPRLHTFFDINNSVGLTNYLTTELMLEDVILQTPVDNLYFMPSGILPADAAGILNSRRMSELIQDVKQRFDLVLVDSPPILGVSDASVLASEVDLTMIVVQHRKLPRNMLLRVKQAVENVGGHVIGVVLNNVDVRSDSQYQYYTSYYTYYAPAESQAPAPSSSPNQPAAQRPSSRSSKDDSKQDLY